The genomic window CGCTGGTGCACTTATCGAGACGGGTCCTGGACGGGTGCCCTCAGTGGCTCGTCCCGCTCCTGACGCCGATGACTGGCGCCACACGCTGTAGGGGCCCTCTCCTGGGTACGGCTCGTGGTGCGCTGTCCGTGGCGAGTGCAACCGATGGTGCCAGTTTTCGGCCGAGCCGGGCTACCGTGCCGCCGTGATCGGCTCAGTGGAGCGCCCCATCCTTTCCTCGACGTCGACGGACCGCTCATCCCGTTCGGGCCATCGTTCGGCCGGGCTGAGGCTCCTGCCCCCAGCTCTGATGCGGTCCCTGACCAGGGAAACCCGTTGCTTGGTCGACTCGACCCCGCTCTTGGGCCGCGTCTGATCGCGCTGGGGTGCGACCTGGTGTGGGCCACCACGTGGATGGACGATGCGAACGAGTCCATCGCCCCACGACTCGGGTTGCCGAGGCTGCCTGTGGTGGAGTGGCCGGAAGCGCCCGCCGACGACGACCCACGCGGCCTGCACTGGAAAACCCGCCAACTCGTCGAGTGGGCCGGCAACCGCCCGTTCATCTGGGTCGACGACGAGATCAGCGCCATGGACCGCCTATGGGTCGCCGCGCAACACCAAGGCCCATCGCTGCTTCACCGCGTCGACCCGAACGAGGGCCTCGTCGACGGCGACTTCTCGGTACTTGCCGGTTGGCTCCGTACCGCCGTACCAAGCGGTGTCACCTGCGAGGCGGCTGATCTGCGGGAAAGCGGCTGACTCGCCCCAGTCCGGCGGCCTCACGGCGGGTCAGATGCTGGACAGTGTCGTCGCCAGCGCCTGGAACCAGGCGCCGTAGGAGAACGGCTCGGGCGGGCCGACTTCCATGCCCAGTTCGGCCGCGGCCAGGGCGTAGTCCCCCTCGTCCAGGGGGAGCGCGAGCAACTCGTGGAGTTCGCCGACGAGGCGTGCGGCCAGCTGGGGGTCGGTGGTGGCGGCGTAGTCGGCGACGGCGGCGTCGTGGTCGGGGAACTCGTCCACGATGTCCTGCGAGAACCAGCCGCCGAGCAGTTGCGCGGTCTCCGGAAAGCGCGCGCGCCACTCCCAGTGCGTCTGCGGGGACGACGGTTCCGGGACGTCGCCTTCCTCGATGCTCTTCTTCAGGTGGTCGGCCAGCACCATCAGCCAGTCACCGATCCCCGACTGGGGTATCCCGGTGTCCGGGATCGCGTAGAACTCGCCAAGGCCGTGCCGGATGCGGCCCGGAGGGTTGCGGCTGTACTCGCGCAGTTGGCGCTCCGCCTCCGCGATGGCCGAGGGGCGGGTGTGCCAGGTGTGACGGAGGTACGCGTCCAGCGCGCGGCTGCGCCTCTCCGGGGTGTCGTCGGCCGGCTGCCCCAGGTACGCGTGCATCACCTGGTCCAACTCGCCGTACCGGCGATCGTGTTCGAGGGGCTTCATGGACATGTGCGTGCGGCCCCTACAGGTAGAACGGGACGGTCGTGTGGACGACGAAGCCATGCGGGCTCGACGGCTCGCGGCGCAGCACCACGCGCGCCGCGCGGACCTCGACGGGTCCGTGCCCGGCCAGCAGGTCGGCCTCCAGCTGGACCCGGCCCACGGGCTCCTCGCGGGAGGGCCAGGCGGCGTCGATGGTGAGGCGGGCCCGGGTGTTCTGGGCGAGCCAGCGGTGGATGACCTGCTCGTTGGCGGTCACCACCTGCTGGGTGGCCCAGTGGGCGGTCTCCCGGTCGGGGTAGGAGGCGGAACGGGTCCGCACGGGGGCATCCTCTCAAATCACCAGGTCAGCAGCTGCGCTCGTACGGGATCGGCAGCCGGATCAGTAGTCGGAGAAGTTCCAGAACATGCCCACCTCGGTGTCCGAGACGACGATCAGGCCGTAGTCCTCCGAGTAGACGCTCAGCGGGCTGTACGCCCACCCCGACGACGTGAAGTCGAGCGTGCCGCGCACGTGGCCGGGCCTGTTGACGTTGGTGTGATAGCTGGCAGCCTCCCCGTATCGCGCGAGGATCGTGCGCGCCATGGCCCGCAGCTCCTCCTCGCTCTCCGTGAAGCGCTCCGGGTTTGACAGGGTGCACCTGTCGTCCGTGAGGGCAAGCAGCAGGTTCTCGGCGCTGTCCCGGTCGATCTCCTGGAGTCGCTCCGCGACGTACTCCGGGGGGTGGACGACGAAGGGGTACGTGGGCGACGCCTCGCGCTCAGGGTTCTGCGCCGCGTCGTCGAGACCGGTCCAGCCCCGCGGGTCCGGGACCCGGGCCATCAGCGCGAGGACATCGAGGATCCAGTCCTCGTGGCGGCGTGGGCCCGTGGCGTCGTACGGGTACGCGTCCTCGTACAGGTGACGTACTGCGGCTTCCCAGGCGGCCTGGTCGACGGACATGTGGTGACGGCCTTTCTCGGCGGGGCTCTAGGACTTGGAGGGCATCGAGGTCATGACGGTGAACGGCGGGGTGCGGCTGCTGTCGTACCGGATCCGCGTGTCGATACCGGTCACGTCGTACGCCTTGGCACTCATGCCGCCCTGCTTGTACCCGGACAGCGGGTCGTTCGGGTCCACAGGCTGCTTGCTCACGCTGCGGCCGCTGGTCTCGCCGTTCGGCGCGGTCGAATGGAAGTCTTCGACCTTTCCCTCCTCCGGCGGCGGCGGGCCCTTGATCCATGCCTCGATGGCGGCCTTGTTCTGGTTGAGGTTGTGCTCGGTCAGCTCCTCCGCCCGCTGGTAGTTCGGGAAGGCCGAAGAGCCGCTGGGCATCGGCTTGCCGTGCGGCCAGGCCTGCGTAGGGCCGTTCGCCTGCTGGTCGCGCAAGCGCTGTGCGAGCTGCTCGTCCGTCTTGCCGACGTGCTTGTCCAGCGTGTGGCCGTCCGCCATGTACTCGTTGGCGCCGAGGTTCAGGTCGTACCTGCCGGCCGAGTCGACCTCCAGCCAGACCTGCGAGTCCTTGAACTCCTCCATCAACGGACTGGGATCCCCGCATGAGCGTCAGTCCGACCAGCGGGCCGAGAAGCCGTTCCTGTGCATCGTCGGGTGCGCGGCTGGGAGCGCAGGCGACGTCGGCAAGTTGATCACGGCTGCGCAGGAGGCGAACTGGGACGTGGGCCTCGTCGCTACCTCGCATGGCCTGCGCTTCATCGAGGCGACCGCCGTCGAAACTCAGACCGGCTTACTCAATTCGCTCGGCCTGGCGCCCACCCGCGACCCCCGTCCCCTGCCGCCCGCTGATCCCATCGCGGTGCGCCCGCCACCTTCATCACCATCAACAATTGGGCCGCGGGCATCTCGACAC from Streptomyces formicae includes these protein-coding regions:
- a CDS encoding HAD domain-containing protein; amino-acid sequence: MVPVFGRAGLPCRRDRLSGAPHPFLDVDGPLIPFGPSFGRAEAPAPSSDAVPDQGNPLLGRLDPALGPRLIALGCDLVWATTWMDDANESIAPRLGLPRLPVVEWPEAPADDDPRGLHWKTRQLVEWAGNRPFIWVDDEISAMDRLWVAAQHQGPSLLHRVDPNEGLVDGDFSVLAGWLRTAVPSGVTCEAADLRESG
- a CDS encoding contact-dependent growth inhibition system immunity protein translates to MSMKPLEHDRRYGELDQVMHAYLGQPADDTPERRSRALDAYLRHTWHTRPSAIAEAERQLREYSRNPPGRIRHGLGEFYAIPDTGIPQSGIGDWLMVLADHLKKSIEEGDVPEPSSPQTHWEWRARFPETAQLLGGWFSQDIVDEFPDHDAAVADYAATTDPQLAARLVGELHELLALPLDEGDYALAAAELGMEVGPPEPFSYGAWFQALATTLSSI
- a CDS encoding RNase A-like domain-containing protein, producing MRTRSASYPDRETAHWATQQVVTANEQVIHRWLAQNTRARLTIDAAWPSREEPVGRVQLEADLLAGHGPVEVRAARVVLRREPSSPHGFVVHTTVPFYL
- a CDS encoding RNase A-like domain-containing protein: MEEFKDSQVWLEVDSAGRYDLNLGANEYMADGHTLDKHVGKTDEQLAQRLRDQQANGPTQAWPHGKPMPSGSSAFPNYQRAEELTEHNLNQNKAAIEAWIKGPPPPEEGKVEDFHSTAPNGETSGRSVSKQPVDPNDPLSGYKQGGMSAKAYDVTGIDTRIRYDSSRTPPFTVMTSMPSKS